Within Pseudomonas tructae, the genomic segment GAAACGCGCCCAACCCGAGCAACAGGCGGCGCTGATCGAGCAAGTCAAAAGCGCCTACCAGCGCGGTGCGATCCCCGCCACCCGGGTCGATAGCGTCGCGCGCGTGCTGGCCGACCGCAGCCTAGGCCAGACCGACGAGAAAACCGCCCAGGCCATGCTTGAGCAGGTGGCGCCGGTCAATCCAGGCTCCTGGGTCAGCCTGGCGCAGTTGCTCTACGACTTCCCCGAGCTGGGCGACACCGACCAGCTGATGGCCTACATCGACAAGGGCCGCGCCGCCGAACAACCGCGCGCCGAGCTGCTGCTGGGCCGCCTGTACTACGAAGGCAAAACCGTACCGGTCGATGCGCAGAAGGCTCAAACCCACCTGCTCAGCGCCGCCAACGCCGGCGAAGTCAGCGCCCACTACTACCTGGGCCAGCTGTACCGGCGCGGCTACCTGGGTAGCGTCGACCCGCAAAAGGCTGTCGATCATTTGCTCAACGCCGCCCGCGGTGGCCAGCTCAGCGCCGACTATGCCCTGGCCCAGTTGTTCAGCGAAGGCCACGGCATCCGCCAGGACCTGGTGAATGCCTGGGTGTTCAGCCAACTGGCGCAAGCCAACCCCAGCGATCAATCGCGTGAGCTGGCCGCCCAGCTCGACCAGCAACTCAACCCGACGCAAAAGGCCCAAGGCCAGCGCCTGCTGCAACAAGAGCGCCAGGCCCGTGACGCCCTGGCCCTGCAGGCTCAAGCGCAACCCGAACAAGGCGAGAACTCCCTATGACACTCAATCCGTGGATGAAGGCCGGTTTAGGCCTGGGCTTTGCCGTGCTCTGGTCGTGCCCGACCCTGGCGGCGATGACCGCTGAGAAGAACTTCGGCCTGGATGTGAAGATCACCGGCCAATCCGAAGACGACCGTGACCTGGGTACCCGCTCCGGCGGCGACGTCAACGGCCTGGGCCTGGACCTGCGCCCCTGGGTCTATGGCGAGCGCGGCAACTGGAGCGCCTTCGCCATGGGCCAGGCGGTAGCGGCCACCGATATCATCGAGACCGACACCCTGCGCCAGTCCGGCGATGAGGCCGAGTCCGACAATGGTCGTGCCCATGGCCGCGAAGCGGACAAAAGCTACCTGGCCATGCGCGAATTCTGGGTTGGCTACAGCGGCCTGACCGCCTACCCCGGCGAGCAACTGCGCTTTGGCCGCCAACGCCTGCGCAACGACGACGGCATGTGGCGTGACACCAATATCGAAGCGCTGAACTGGACCTTCGACACCACCCTGCTGCGCGCCAACCTCGGCGTGGCCGAGCGCTTCAGCGAGTACCGCACCGACCTCACCGAACTGGCTCCGCAAGACAAAGACCGCCTGCACATCTACGGTGACGTTGCCACCCAGTGGACGCCCGGTCACTGGGTCGGCCTGCGCGCCCACCACACCCATGACGACGGCAAGCTGAAGAATCCCGGCGAAAGCGTCGATGCCCTGGACAAGACCCGCACCGGCGACCTGACCTGGCTGGGCCTGGAAGCCAACAGCGACGCCTACAACTGGCGCAACCAGAACCGAGTCAACTACTGGGGCAGCCTGACCTGGCTGACCGGCGATCGCGACAGCCTCAACACCACCACGGTCAATGGCGAGCAAGTGGCCAGCGGCAAGCAGAGCGGCGACGTCAATGCCTGGGCCAGCGACCTGGGTATCCGCCTGCGCCTGGACCCCAACTGGCAGGTCGGCGCCGCCTATGCCCGCGGCAGTGGCGGCGGTGGCAGCGACGGTTCAGGCAACTACGAGCAGACCGGCCTTGAGAGCAACCGCTCGAACTTCACCGGCACCCGCTCGCGGGTCCACCGTTTTGGCGAGGCCTTCCGAGGCGAGCTGGGCAACCTGCAGGCAGCAACCCTGTTCACCTCCTGGCAGTTGCGCGATGACTACGACGCCAGCCTGATCTACCACAAGTTCTGGCGCGTCGATGGCGAGCAGAACATCGGCAGCAGCGGCATCAATGCCGTGGTCGAGGACAACGGCATCAACCGGCCGCTGATCCAGGGCGAGAAAGACCTCGGCCAGGAGATGGACCTGGTGGTTACCAAATACTTCAAACAGGGCCTGTTACCGGCCGCCTTGAGCAAGTCGATCGACGAGCCATCGGCGCTGGTGCGCTTTCGCGGTGGCGTGTTCAAACCAGGCGATGCTTACGGCAAGGAAGCAGACTCCTACATGCACCGCGCCTTCGTCGACGTGGTCTGGCGTTTCTGATGCCTGGAGTGCAGTGATATGAGCCTTCAATCGAACCCTCTGCACAGCTTGCTGGCCGGTACCTTGCTGCTGGCCAGCAGCATCGCCCTGGCCAACGGCCAGGCGCCGATGGCCAAAGGGCTGCAGCAGGCCAAGACTTACACCGTCAGCAGCGCGCCAATCGAGCCGCTGCAGATCCCGGCGCCAACCCTGCCGGACCTGTCCGGCTACACCGCGCAAGCGGTACAGAAAAAGATCGACCGCCAGCACAAAGGCAAGGTCTCGGTCCGCCGTATGCTGCAAGAAACCGCGCTCAAGGAGTTCATCGGCGGCGACAACAAGATGGCCGAATGGGTAGCCCGTCAGCACGGCATTCCCCAGGCAATTTTCATCGACGATGGCCATGTTGATTTCACGCAACTGGCCAAGCACGTGCCCAAACAGTACCTGAGCGAAACCGCACCGGGGGTGTACCTGGCGCGCCTGCCGATCGTGGTCGGGGCAAAGGGCGTGCTGGAGATCGACGCCAAGGTCAAGGAACTGCGCCTGTCCCAGGAAGGCGGCGCGTTCATCGTCAACGACGGCAAGCTGTTCGTCAGTGACACCCG encodes:
- the algK gene encoding alginate biosynthesis TPR repeat lipoprotein AlgK, giving the protein MAIAGQARSHSGALLGLVLAISLAGCAGLPDQRLANEALKRGDTALAEQNYRQLADLGYSEAQVGLADIQVDTRDPAKLKQAEATYRAAADISPRAQARLGRLLAAKPDASEAERQEAEALLNKAFANGEGNTLIPLAMLYLQHPQSFPGTNAQQQIDTWRAAGYPEAGLAQILLYRTQDTYDQHLDEVERICKAALTSTDICYVELATVYQKRAQPEQQAALIEQVKSAYQRGAIPATRVDSVARVLADRSLGQTDEKTAQAMLEQVAPVNPGSWVSLAQLLYDFPELGDTDQLMAYIDKGRAAEQPRAELLLGRLYYEGKTVPVDAQKAQTHLLSAANAGEVSAHYYLGQLYRRGYLGSVDPQKAVDHLLNAARGGQLSADYALAQLFSEGHGIRQDLVNAWVFSQLAQANPSDQSRELAAQLDQQLNPTQKAQGQRLLQQERQARDALALQAQAQPEQGENSL
- a CDS encoding alginate export family protein, which produces MTLNPWMKAGLGLGFAVLWSCPTLAAMTAEKNFGLDVKITGQSEDDRDLGTRSGGDVNGLGLDLRPWVYGERGNWSAFAMGQAVAATDIIETDTLRQSGDEAESDNGRAHGREADKSYLAMREFWVGYSGLTAYPGEQLRFGRQRLRNDDGMWRDTNIEALNWTFDTTLLRANLGVAERFSEYRTDLTELAPQDKDRLHIYGDVATQWTPGHWVGLRAHHTHDDGKLKNPGESVDALDKTRTGDLTWLGLEANSDAYNWRNQNRVNYWGSLTWLTGDRDSLNTTTVNGEQVASGKQSGDVNAWASDLGIRLRLDPNWQVGAAYARGSGGGGSDGSGNYEQTGLESNRSNFTGTRSRVHRFGEAFRGELGNLQAATLFTSWQLRDDYDASLIYHKFWRVDGEQNIGSSGINAVVEDNGINRPLIQGEKDLGQEMDLVVTKYFKQGLLPAALSKSIDEPSALVRFRGGVFKPGDAYGKEADSYMHRAFVDVVWRF